The sequence below is a genomic window from Glycine max cultivar Williams 82 chromosome 20, Glycine_max_v4.0, whole genome shotgun sequence.
AAGTCATGTCCGTGCAAGTGCCAAGGGTGAATCTCGCTACCATTCACACTTAATTGGTTTGAATTTTGCAATATCACATCAACAACCTCGTTAAGGTTGAACATGTACACCCCATTGCCAATTGTTGCATTAGGGTTCACGGGAGGGTTAAAGATGTCATAATCTTGTGGGAAATTCATAGGTGGGGGCGTTTGGTCAAAAGCATTGTTTATTTTGAACTTGATGGAGCCCAAGTAAGGGGTTGGTGGCAATGTTAGCGACACATTGTTAATGGACCATTTGGTGAACCCATCAACTCGATTTTGGGTGTTTAGAAGGAAAACCCTTCGGTCATATAACTTTGGAGGTTGTGGGGTCCCCATCTTGGCTatgatttttttggtgaatgCTTTGCTATGTTCAAAATCATTCCAAAGGGGTGTGATGGGTGGTGGAGAAGTTGGAAAAATCGAGGCAGAAATTGTCTTGTAGTTTAGAATGGTTAGGCCTTGTGAGGTGCTAGGCTTTCTTCCTCTAACGCCAATTGAAAGccaataatttttgtttggatcTTGGTCTGTGCGAAGAAGCACTGAATAACTCTCGCCAGAGTAAATGTCCACGTCATCAACTGCAAATGGTGTAACATAGTTTCCATCAGCTTCCACTACAACAAGTTTGTGATTCTGCAACACGCAAAGAAATTATGAGGGTAGTGGTAATTAATGGACTTAACATAAGAAATCACGGATTTTCCCATCTActaaaaatcttttattttatgtatgaaAGATATATCGATCTTGAAATCGTCTATCTTTATTGTGTTTTACATCATTTACTAACTTTCTTGAACTAATAGTTAAGTCTTTATTAACATAACACCTAGACATGATACCCTAAATTATTCTATTCTTAGCATAACAAACAATCAATAATAGATGCGATGATTTAACGTGGATTTCTATAGTTGATATCATTTGGATTTAAGTGAAAAGTGAgaataataaattgaatattttaaagtgGTCTCATCTGACAGCTAATTGTCACTTGGATGCTTATTCAATGGCATGGTGAATGGGCACCCAAAAGATTTGGAATCCAAAGAGacgataaaaatttaaaattaaatagagggaggaaaagggagataataataaattaaacgcaaacatattatatatagagTCGTATAGAACTCACCGAAATGGCTAAGTTGAGTGCAGCTAAGGATGTGGTGCTTGCAATCCTGATTCTATAGGTCTTGTTTGGTTCCACATGAAGAATCTGAGGGGCACATTCTTCACCGCCTTTGAATTGGCACTCGGGTAGGGTGGTGTTGATGAATTTAGAAGCAAGGGAACAATTGAACTGTCCTCTTCCATTGATGAGCAGAGTCTAAAAAAAGTGGAAATTACGaccatttaattcttttatcattcaacagaaaagaaaaacagttGGGGAGTGAAGATTAAAGAAGccctatattataaaaattcattACCACTTTGCGCAGATGGGCCACATGTTCAAGTTTAAGTTATTTCACGGAATTTTAGAAGATACAAAGAAATAAAGATTAAATGAATTATAGAGACAAAACTTACGTtagttatgaaaataattagttatgtactcagtaaaaattaataatagaatCTTGTTTGAATTTGTCAAAATTTAAGAGTTGTTATTGAACAAACTAAAGTAGTATACAGAACAAGCTAAAGTAGTAAtaactatatacatatatatgcttGCATCTTATTTCAATACATAATTAAGGAATATATAGTGaaggttattttttattctttttattgataactcaATTATGTATAAgatttgcaaagaaaaaaagagaagaaaaatagaatttatgttaatttaatCGAGTTAATTACCTGAGGTTCACCAATCCATTTTAGTGGTTTTGTAGAGAGGCCAACTTCCTGTTCATGTGAGCTTGTGTGCCACAAATCACTAAAAAGAAGGTTGAATTCACCATCGTAATGAAACGGTTCGTTTTGTCCCTTTGGCAAATCTACTATCAATGAACCATACAACCCAGCTGCTCTTTGCATACCATGGTGTCCATGATAGAAATATGTACCAGGCTGCACCATATAATATCCATGAATACATCGTTACATAAAAATAGATAACACTAacgaagatatttttttttttatttgattaaaaacataaaatgaaaagaaaaaatagttgttttttaaaaacatttttttttgtttcttactttAATGTTTGGAAACCAATAAGAGCTTTTGACtcgatcaaaaataaaaaaacagtttAAAACTATGGTAGAATGTCTCCAATAACCATTTTTAAAACACTTAATTGTAGTAGTGAGTACACATGGGACATCAATTTTATGCTTTCACTCAGTTATACAAATGACTTAATTAAAGTTTAATGTTTCTTCTTAATAAGATCatcaaaagtagaaaaaaaaagaagaaatgatgaGAGAAGTGTAATTACCCTGTCAACTGTAAACTTGTAATGAAAAGTTTCTCCTGGGTTAATAGCACACTGTGAGATGGAAGCAGTTCCATCTGCCCAAGGAGTTCCAACCTGAAaacataaattagaaaaaacttttaaaatggtATTTTGAGTTAGCTAGCACTCGGCATgttaattaaaaggaaaatatataaaacgtCTTCCCTATTATGGAGTGGACCAAGGATGGAAGAAGAGATAAATATAATACTAGCTTTAGTACTTATTATaagattcaattaattaatttatgatgattaaaatttttggttaatttaattaagagtattaaatttggttttagtttttttttcttcaaaactatccTGGTAAAAAATATGCTATTAATGGATTATGTTTCTATTGTTATAATGTTATCTTAGAACTCACTTTAATGAAGAtcatttttgtgaaaaaaaaaattcaaaagatattttagattgaatcaaataaaaTGACTAACTAAAAATCAATTGGATCGGGCTTAGTAATAAGGGGTTTGGGAGTAATATGCATGAGGTCAAAATGACTAATTCATACTTTTTATTTAGaccttataaatataaaattatattaattgatgTGATTAGAAAATAaggttaaaatgatttttttttgcaactatGATAGTGATACGAAATTGTTTTTGTCATAGTGATAAATCTTTATTAAAAATCTTGAgcgtataaaaataaatatttttttctaatacgatttattttatatctaaaaattaatgaaaatttgaattttaaatcacTTCGTTAAGAAACACAAATTGTTGTTATTTATGTCAATGGATTATGATAGGCCAAAATggcatgaaaaacaaaagtgAACAAACCTGTCTGATTCCATGCCAGTGAATAACAGTTCCTTCCGTGAAAAGCTTGTTGGTGAGAGCAATGTCAAGAATGTCACCAACTTCAGCCCTAATAGTTGGGCCTGGAAACTGACCGTTGATTCCCATCAGAACGTGTTCCAAGCAATCTGGTTTTCTGATCATGTACTCCACATCAAACTTGTAGTGTCTCACTATTCCTCCGATTGACAATTCTACCAAACCCAACCATATTATGCACCCAACAAAAAGAGCTTTCAAGctcattcttaattaattttgatcagaGAAAGCCTAATTAGCAATATAACAGGAAGGTATCAAGTAGTAGAACGAAGCTATTGATGAACAAATTGAAAGAATAGGTATAGAGGATCGAGGATTTGGATTGGTGGTACCattgcctatatatatataagagagagagagagagagggaaaaaGGTGCTTTCAAATTTCACGTCGTGCTTTTTAGTAGTTGTTTTTCTGATTATATTAATCTTGCAAATAGCGCGTACGTGCAACTTTTTTGAATGTACCAACTTTGAACTATATCTTCCTATACGCGTTttctagttttctttttttttttttttataattatgatagTGTTATAAAGTTATCCTTATTAAAAGTAGCTTAAACACATAaggtaaatatttttctccGGACATCATTTATTCCATACTTAAAAATTAATCCAAATTTTAACTCTAAATCACTTGATTAAGATTAAGAGTTACAAGTCATTATCACTTATGTCAACtgttgtataatttattttatacttaatgATCAATCAGAATTTTCAAACcctaaattatttgattaaaagacACAAATCATTATCCCATATATCAACCTTTGTTGGTAAGATTTTTTAGTTTTCCTAACCAAAGaatcatatattcatatttatgaataaaaaagaaaaaaaaaaacttctgtagcataatacattaataatgTCATCTTACGGAAGAGCTAGGTGAAAAAGCAGTGATATAACGAAGCCattgtttattatttaacattttctttGAAGTGTAAAATCTACAAaacttatttgataaaaatgtttttgatttttttaaaaatagagtaaatagtTTATGATAatgatgtgattttttttatttaattatatataatcataatttttaatttttacagtaACTATGTACTTAAAACacatataacaatattttttaattgtttgtaagaataatttttttattgattgacagataaaaaatttattcaactTAATTTGCATCcaaattaaactcttattattctttatcaatttataaagaattttattaattaaaatacactAATATAAATACTTTTTGTATAGtcaaattatgaattattatgtatgataacattattgaattttataacaattaatttaaaagtaacatCTAGTGTAATTCTAATTTACACTAATAgcatatcataattaaattcattttttaaaacccaAATTTGGAGAATATAAgtaagttatttttgttctcAGTGTCATTCGCAACTtgtaaaatcataattattagagaataacaaaataaagaaaataatttattaatgaataaaaaataaaatttaatgcgACTAATATATTTTTCCGTACTgtaattctaataaaaaatatttatcaagtCTTTAATCTAATCATTCATGTTTATTAACAATACCCTGAAATAAAAGAATAACGGTCCATCGTGAGGTTCCCAAATCCCATAATTCCCACGCTCATGCTGCTAATCTTTGTGTCTCACTCTTGATTCTTTATGTGCATCGACAAATGTTGTAATGTTGGCAATTAATAAGTATGTCcattgatatttaatttaactCACATTGATTGATTCTTTGATACGACACAAAGTTTATACatctataatatttttgcaAATATAAATATGCATGTCAATTGCtcaaaaaatcttaaaattaagtAACAGGTTTTTGAAGATAAAGTTCGtttgtgttttatttattttttatctgcaAAGTTCGCTTGtgtttatataacttttttgtgTTCAAAGTATTACCATCTCAATACCAAAGCTTCTGACACTTATTCTCT
It includes:
- the AO gene encoding L-ascorbate oxidase; translation: MSLKALFVGCIIWLGLVELSIGGIVRHYKFDVEYMIRKPDCLEHVLMGINGQFPGPTIRAEVGDILDIALTNKLFTEGTVIHWHGIRQVGTPWADGTASISQCAINPGETFHYKFTVDRPGTYFYHGHHGMQRAAGLYGSLIVDLPKGQNEPFHYDGEFNLLFSDLWHTSSHEQEVGLSTKPLKWIGEPQTLLINGRGQFNCSLASKFINTTLPECQFKGGEECAPQILHVEPNKTYRIRIASTTSLAALNLAISNHKLVVVEADGNYVTPFAVDDVDIYSGESYSVLLRTDQDPNKNYWLSIGVRGRKPSTSQGLTILNYKTISASIFPTSPPPITPLWNDFEHSKAFTKKIIAKMGTPQPPKLYDRRVFLLNTQNRVDGFTKWSINNVSLTLPPTPYLGSIKFKINNAFDQTPPPMNFPQDYDIFNPPVNPNATIGNGVYMFNLNEVVDVILQNSNQLSVNGSEIHPWHLHGHDFWVLGYGEGKFKLGDEKKFNLTHAPLRNTAVIFPYGWTALRFKADNPGVWAFHCHIEPHLHMGMGVIFAEGVHKVGKIPREALTCGLTGKKLVENGHY